Proteins co-encoded in one Methylomonas albis genomic window:
- a CDS encoding HDOD domain-containing protein → MPTKMSQLFDQIHKIPQIPEVVRSIINQLNNPNADMLDIAKDVEKEQVIVLKILRLVNSAHFGLSRKIGSIDEAIAMLGMNQLKTLVIASGIVSAVPQLDNFDVKQSWRNSFRTAGYAKWFATQAGLAADIAYTAGIISNLGNVLIHIASPREANEIDQHVKNGNSRLEIEKRRLGYSGQAICAELCRRWKFADELVETIEQSAEPLLLETPNKLACAVFLAHSISDYQDQGLDEDQIITSLPQQVTELLGLSEQVLKEKLPGVLARKSELDGLLD, encoded by the coding sequence ATGCCGACAAAAATGAGCCAACTGTTCGACCAAATCCACAAGATACCGCAAATACCCGAAGTAGTAAGATCCATCATAAATCAGCTGAACAATCCCAACGCTGATATGCTAGACATAGCCAAAGACGTTGAAAAAGAACAAGTTATTGTTTTAAAAATCCTCCGCTTGGTTAACTCAGCACATTTTGGTTTATCCCGTAAAATTGGCTCCATAGACGAAGCCATCGCTATGCTAGGCATGAATCAGCTTAAAACATTGGTGATCGCATCCGGCATTGTCAGTGCTGTACCGCAATTGGATAATTTTGATGTCAAACAAAGCTGGCGCAATAGTTTTCGCACTGCCGGTTATGCAAAATGGTTCGCTACCCAAGCCGGCCTAGCGGCCGACATTGCGTACACTGCCGGCATAATCAGTAATCTAGGCAATGTGCTGATTCACATTGCCAGCCCCAGAGAAGCCAACGAAATCGATCAGCATGTGAAAAACGGCAACTCCAGACTGGAAATTGAAAAGAGGCGCTTGGGCTACAGTGGTCAGGCGATCTGCGCGGAGCTTTGCCGTCGCTGGAAATTTGCTGACGAATTGGTTGAAACCATCGAGCAATCTGCGGAACCGTTGTTGCTGGAGACACCCAACAAGTTAGCTTGTGCAGTTTTCCTCGCCCACTCAATTAGCGACTATCAAGATCAGGGTTTGGATGAAGACCAAATTATAACATCGCTACCCCAGCAAGTAACGGAGCTGCTTGGGCTATCAGAGCAAGTGCTCAAAGAAAAATTGCCGGGTGTTTTAGCAAGAAAATCCGAACTCGACGGCCTTCTCGATTAA
- a CDS encoding response regulator transcription factor yields the protein MNNKIKIVLVDDHLVVRAGFKMLLAAGDSVEVIGEAERGEQAIQLYQELQPDMLVMDLSMPGIGGLETIRRITQRDSQARILVFSVHHEQVYVSRALAAGAQGYITKNSAPGILAEAIRAIMSGQQYVEHGLIKVSDETRQHTGQQTIIASFSPREFDVFSLLAQGLTVHKIADQLCLGHKTVANYATQIKKKLQVDTTTELAHIAVNLGMTAR from the coding sequence ATGAATAACAAGATAAAAATCGTGCTGGTAGACGATCATTTGGTCGTACGCGCTGGTTTTAAGATGCTGTTGGCTGCCGGGGATAGTGTAGAAGTGATCGGCGAAGCCGAACGTGGCGAACAGGCCATTCAACTTTATCAAGAATTACAGCCCGACATGTTGGTGATGGATTTGTCCATGCCCGGCATTGGCGGTTTGGAAACCATTCGCCGCATAACCCAGCGCGACAGCCAGGCGAGAATTTTAGTTTTCAGTGTGCATCATGAACAAGTATATGTCAGCCGGGCTTTAGCTGCCGGCGCGCAAGGGTATATCACCAAAAATAGCGCCCCCGGTATCCTTGCTGAAGCAATCAGAGCAATTATGTCTGGTCAACAGTATGTAGAGCACGGTTTAATCAAGGTTAGCGACGAAACGCGGCAACACACCGGACAGCAAACCATCATCGCTAGTTTCTCGCCGCGCGAATTCGATGTATTCAGTTTACTGGCCCAAGGATTGACAGTGCATAAAATCGCCGATCAATTATGTCTGGGGCATAAAACCGTGGCGAACTACGCCACACAAATCAAAAAAAAGCTGCAAGTGGATACCACGACTGAGCTTGCGCATATAGCGGTCAATTTAGGGATGACGGCGCGCTGA